The Methanocella arvoryzae MRE50 genome includes a region encoding these proteins:
- a CDS encoding helix-turn-helix transcriptional regulator yields MSRVGMAAIASARVICLLIACAGLSLLILSATATAGSTVKGEVYDWATFDIMDNAVVEVYSMPGHAFIERRVVKTGSYSLDLPAGTYMLYAKAGTPGTSTELLAAENITIAENSNYTIDLILFPPSDLEYLEALNATVPEQVVPTPTPAPHGQPIDLLYPAIGLVLVTAVVFIGGVFLYRKRTRKMPVRETNATQSATPFNMGKEVSYDPVDQEQAPEQPADAMAPKQAQPVQTPPPSYDPMLPQDCRDVIAILEKNGGRMTQLDLRKQLPYSEAKVSLIVSDMESRGIVKKVKKGRGNILILNRPDRPAPEK; encoded by the coding sequence ATGTCGAGGGTCGGTATGGCTGCCATAGCTTCAGCCAGGGTAATTTGCCTTCTTATAGCCTGTGCCGGCCTTAGCCTGCTCATTTTATCTGCTACTGCGACTGCCGGCTCTACCGTAAAAGGCGAAGTATATGACTGGGCTACTTTTGACATAATGGATAACGCTGTCGTTGAAGTATATTCGATGCCCGGCCATGCGTTTATCGAGCGCAGGGTGGTCAAAACAGGCAGCTATAGCCTCGACTTGCCTGCAGGAACCTACATGCTCTACGCAAAAGCAGGTACACCGGGCACGTCGACTGAGCTGCTGGCGGCCGAGAACATCACGATCGCAGAAAACAGCAACTATACCATCGATCTCATTCTGTTCCCGCCGTCAGACCTGGAATACCTCGAGGCGCTGAACGCGACGGTGCCAGAGCAGGTAGTTCCGACGCCAACCCCCGCACCTCATGGACAGCCAATTGATCTGCTATACCCAGCCATAGGCCTGGTTCTGGTTACAGCGGTAGTCTTCATCGGAGGAGTTTTCCTGTACCGGAAGCGGACGCGGAAAATGCCCGTCCGGGAGACGAACGCCACTCAGAGCGCAACGCCTTTCAATATGGGAAAGGAGGTTTCTTATGACCCTGTGGATCAAGAGCAGGCCCCTGAACAGCCTGCTGATGCCATGGCACCTAAGCAAGCGCAGCCGGTGCAGACGCCGCCACCATCATACGACCCGATGCTGCCCCAGGATTGCCGTGACGTGATCGCGATCCTGGAGAAAAACGGCGGCCGCATGACTCAGCTGGACTTGCGGAAACAGTTGCCGTATTCCGAGGCTAAAGTGAGCCTGATTGTCTCAGACATGGAGAGCCGGGGCATCGTCAAGAAAGTTAAAAAAGGCAGAGGAAATATCCTCATCCTCAACAGGCCTGACAGGCCTGCCCCGGAAAAATAA
- a CDS encoding class I SAM-dependent methyltransferase, which translates to MPKQEGEKIRRALMEAELLDGGYKIRSDAQYLYIPVVPDVSGSILGTVAPGLSISECEFEESEKRKTVEDLIGFAPSYEIIGDIAVTAQSYDRSVGEAIMAVHKNVKTVLEPTTGVTGEFRVREFKVLSGEERTTTTYKEHGFIYEMDLAKVYFSPRLSTERKRIIDQISDLELVVDMFAGIGPFAIPAAKKAMYVVAVDKNPYAVEYMKRNIQINHVTNIEAVCADVREIKLPQQADRAIMNLPHSAHEFLDKAFELVRTGGIIHYYDIRPESEIFDAVISMVREKASKSGCLIEIVNKRIVRSYSPHEYNIVLDIRITGKQESFEG; encoded by the coding sequence GTGCCAAAGCAGGAAGGTGAAAAGATCCGGAGAGCGCTCATGGAAGCAGAGTTGCTTGACGGGGGCTATAAGATCCGCTCGGACGCCCAGTATCTCTATATCCCGGTTGTGCCTGACGTTTCCGGCTCCATCCTGGGAACCGTAGCGCCCGGCCTGTCGATCTCGGAGTGCGAGTTCGAGGAAAGCGAGAAGCGCAAGACTGTCGAAGACCTGATCGGGTTCGCCCCCTCGTACGAGATCATCGGTGACATTGCTGTTACCGCTCAGAGTTATGATCGAAGTGTGGGCGAAGCCATCATGGCCGTGCACAAGAATGTCAAAACCGTGCTGGAGCCGACTACCGGCGTTACCGGCGAGTTCAGGGTAAGGGAGTTCAAGGTGCTCAGCGGGGAAGAGCGCACGACGACGACCTATAAGGAGCATGGCTTTATCTATGAGATGGATCTGGCGAAAGTCTACTTCAGCCCCCGTCTCTCCACAGAACGCAAGCGTATCATCGACCAGATCAGCGACCTGGAACTCGTCGTCGACATGTTCGCCGGCATCGGGCCGTTCGCAATTCCGGCTGCAAAAAAGGCCATGTACGTGGTTGCGGTTGATAAGAATCCGTACGCTGTGGAGTACATGAAGCGTAATATACAGATCAACCATGTTACCAACATCGAGGCTGTCTGCGCCGATGTCCGGGAGATCAAGCTCCCCCAGCAGGCCGACCGGGCGATCATGAACCTGCCCCATTCGGCCCACGAATTTTTAGACAAAGCGTTCGAGCTCGTCAGGACCGGCGGAATAATTCATTACTATGACATCCGGCCTGAAAGCGAGATTTTCGACGCCGTGATCTCGATGGTCCGGGAGAAGGCAAGTAAGAGCGGGTGCCTGATCGAGATCGTGAACAAAAGAATTGTTCGATCGTACTCGCCGCACGAGTATAACATAGTGCTGGATATCCGCATCACCGGGAAACAGGAGAGCTTCGAGGGCTGA
- a CDS encoding MIP/aquaporin family protein encodes MAEFSLLKRSLAELIGTYVLVFLGTGAVVTAVLLLQGQALIPGNEFNVGFDIAAWLAIGLVFGLAVTAMIYVFGHISGTHINPAVSIALWATKRLPTKDLIAYMLAQFTGAALASFSVYLIWGARSLATGLGATSMFAGVSYWQAILCEAVATFFLMLAIMGTAVDKRSPQGWAGLIIGLVVAVDIAVIGNITGSSLNPARTFGPYLADFLLGGANLWWQFPIYIAGPVIGALAAAVLYGYISTAEAEKAEKAVIDSPGAKHV; translated from the coding sequence ATGGCAGAATTCAGCTTGTTAAAGCGCTCTCTCGCAGAGCTCATCGGCACATATGTACTTGTTTTTTTAGGCACCGGCGCAGTGGTGACAGCAGTCTTACTGTTGCAGGGCCAGGCGCTGATCCCGGGCAACGAGTTCAACGTCGGGTTCGATATTGCAGCCTGGCTGGCGATCGGACTGGTTTTCGGCCTGGCAGTAACAGCTATGATCTATGTTTTCGGGCACATCTCGGGCACCCATATCAACCCGGCAGTCAGCATTGCTCTCTGGGCCACAAAACGTCTGCCCACAAAAGACCTGATCGCCTACATGCTTGCACAGTTTACTGGAGCGGCACTGGCATCTTTCTCCGTCTACCTCATCTGGGGCGCCCGCTCGCTGGCCACCGGCCTTGGAGCCACATCGATGTTCGCAGGCGTCAGCTACTGGCAGGCAATACTGTGCGAAGCGGTAGCCACCTTCTTCCTGATGCTGGCGATCATGGGCACTGCGGTTGACAAACGCTCACCACAGGGCTGGGCCGGCCTCATCATCGGCCTGGTAGTTGCAGTTGACATAGCAGTGATCGGCAACATCACCGGCTCTTCCCTCAACCCGGCACGCACCTTCGGCCCGTACCTGGCGGACTTCCTGCTCGGAGGTGCTAACCTCTGGTGGCAGTTCCCGATCTACATTGCAGGGCCAGTTATTGGAGCGCTTGCAGCAGCAGTACTGTATGGATACATCAGCACGGCAGAGGCAGAAAAGGCAGAAAAGGCAGTTATAGACAGTCCGGGCGCTAAGCACGTGTAA
- a CDS encoding DUF2193 domain-containing protein, with translation MAKQIVKPKQIEKTVDQKLFSKMVDEAVAAQNADVSAIKAHRGGKFDISHAKPYVDAVNAMKPAGAQSKEVFALHVNSVNAHYEILKKMTKTVRPEDDPMVEHYQTPPIMEILYEEDPAFRKSADKFIKAIGKAEALISKESIRRYGGFYGPTCVVDFAFVPGSTSNVVNEILKTVDIPVEHKRAILSAKSWGMNTSYGIGGRFQAAIEAGKTAAEAAKEEVKMLQLVYDQPSEAQAILMDEAGVTSFDIRKYMKDYKARMKPTVKAAIDAGVFYGNIMTVPAYCVGDIAHHISQSMFNMTKDDVVMGIIEAVSGVMESTLNKAKGKFKDEYAVLSLATGSTAAATAKILAMDGFTATMVTDLLTKRFHNYVLNNPGRGGAAELHNVDFMDMIVRGERIIDHRPRGSGCTVGGLPVDLSPIEQNEAVMNPQRYTYPACAITVRFSALMRLADFPCLLTSEPVTATLMTNIVALHPERPHSPARTCKFCAANQIDYKCGYCNWKEAV, from the coding sequence ATGGCAAAGCAGATTGTAAAACCTAAGCAGATTGAGAAAACCGTCGACCAGAAGCTGTTCAGTAAAATGGTAGACGAGGCCGTCGCTGCCCAGAATGCGGACGTTTCCGCCATCAAGGCCCACCGGGGCGGCAAGTTCGATATCTCTCACGCGAAGCCCTATGTGGATGCAGTCAACGCAATGAAGCCGGCCGGCGCTCAGAGCAAAGAGGTCTTTGCGCTGCACGTGAACTCGGTGAACGCCCACTACGAGATCCTGAAAAAGATGACGAAGACTGTGAGGCCTGAGGATGACCCGATGGTGGAGCACTACCAGACTCCGCCTATCATGGAGATCCTGTACGAGGAAGACCCGGCCTTCAGGAAATCCGCAGACAAATTCATCAAAGCGATCGGCAAGGCCGAAGCGCTGATCAGCAAAGAATCCATCCGCCGCTACGGCGGGTTCTATGGCCCGACCTGTGTGGTCGACTTCGCCTTTGTGCCAGGGAGCACCAGCAACGTGGTGAATGAGATCCTCAAGACGGTGGACATCCCGGTGGAGCACAAGCGTGCCATTCTCAGCGCCAAGTCCTGGGGCATGAACACTTCCTACGGCATAGGCGGCCGGTTCCAGGCTGCTATTGAGGCCGGCAAGACTGCGGCAGAAGCGGCGAAGGAAGAAGTAAAAATGCTCCAGCTTGTCTATGATCAGCCCTCTGAAGCTCAGGCGATCCTCATGGATGAGGCGGGAGTCACGTCCTTCGACATCCGCAAATACATGAAAGACTACAAGGCCCGGATGAAGCCCACGGTCAAGGCGGCCATAGATGCCGGCGTGTTTTACGGCAACATCATGACTGTGCCGGCGTACTGTGTCGGTGACATAGCTCACCACATCTCCCAGTCCATGTTCAACATGACCAAGGATGACGTGGTCATGGGCATCATCGAGGCGGTATCTGGCGTCATGGAAAGTACCCTTAATAAGGCGAAGGGCAAGTTTAAGGACGAGTACGCGGTGCTCAGCCTGGCCACCGGCTCTACGGCGGCAGCCACGGCGAAGATACTCGCGATGGACGGATTTACCGCGACGATGGTCACCGATCTGCTGACCAAGCGGTTCCACAACTACGTGCTGAACAACCCCGGTAGAGGCGGCGCTGCGGAACTGCACAACGTGGACTTCATGGACATGATTGTCAGAGGCGAGCGCATCATTGATCATCGCCCGCGCGGCTCCGGCTGCACGGTCGGCGGCCTGCCGGTAGACCTCAGCCCGATCGAACAGAACGAGGCCGTAATGAACCCGCAGAGGTACACGTACCCTGCCTGCGCCATCACTGTAAGATTCTCGGCGCTAATGAGGCTGGCGGACTTCCCGTGCCTGCTCACCAGCGAGCCGGTGACTGCCACGCTCATGACTAACATCGTCGCGCTGCACCCCGAGAGGCCCCATTCGCCGGCCAGGACGTGCAAGTTCTGCGCCGCCAACCAGATCGACTACAAGTGCGGATACTGCAACTGGAAAGAGGCAGTCTGA
- a CDS encoding DNA alkylation repair protein, with the protein MDTVKKEVESLVQELKNPKTNLTRIRAIADETGKNTDLADALWATGIIKARLLSLLLFDLKTVDEKRIDSMIADIEKAPEKDQVQLSDWLLSNVIMKKNPLKKQVAGWASENSLIKQRLYWQFRAKTIGAEDKELNLQLLDYLENHIVDAPPLVQWTMNWCIASIGIQDETLRERCIRIGEKNGLYKDYPVSKGCTSPYLPIWINAVVNKKNKK; encoded by the coding sequence ATGGATACGGTAAAGAAAGAAGTAGAATCCCTTGTCCAGGAACTGAAAAATCCAAAAACCAATCTTACCAGGATCAGAGCAATAGCAGACGAAACAGGAAAGAATACTGATCTTGCAGACGCTCTATGGGCCACTGGCATAATAAAAGCTCGCTTGCTCTCACTACTTCTTTTCGACCTCAAGACGGTGGACGAAAAGCGCATTGATTCCATGATTGCCGACATAGAGAAAGCCCCGGAAAAAGATCAAGTACAGCTCTCCGACTGGCTTTTATCAAACGTTATCATGAAGAAGAACCCGCTCAAGAAACAGGTGGCAGGGTGGGCGTCAGAAAACTCCCTCATTAAACAAAGACTATACTGGCAATTCAGGGCAAAAACCATCGGCGCAGAAGACAAAGAACTGAACCTGCAGTTGCTCGATTACCTTGAGAACCATATAGTCGATGCTCCCCCACTGGTTCAATGGACTATGAACTGGTGCATCGCTTCGATAGGTATCCAGGATGAAACGCTTAGAGAAAGGTGTATCCGCATCGGGGAGAAAAATGGTCTTTACAAGGACTATCCTGTATCTAAAGGCTGCACCTCACCATATTTGCCGATCTGGATCAACGCTGTAGTTAATAAGAAAAACAAGAAATAG
- a CDS encoding alkene reductase, whose product MAADPDLFSPYRMGDLTLPNRIVMAPMTRCLAEEGDVPGHLTVTYYVQRASAGLIISEGSQVSPQGVGYMRTPGIYSEAQVAGWKKVTDAVHRAGGRMFIQLWHVGRVSHPDFLGGALPVAPSALPVEGYVHTPGGKKPIPVPRALRTEEIPDIVEQFRHAAENAKVAGFDGVEIHGANSYLLDQFLRSGSNHRTDQYGGSLENRARLPLEVAKAVIKVWGGDRVGYRISPHMNWNSISDANPRETFSYFTRELDKLGLGYLHLIEPLGGRMGFVPPQERIGPELRRIFKRTFMLNGGYDSESGNAAIARGDADLIAFGVPYLANPDLPERFRQNAPLNEPDVETFYAGGAKGYTDYPALPKK is encoded by the coding sequence ATGGCAGCAGACCCGGACCTTTTTTCACCATACCGGATGGGAGACCTCACGCTGCCGAACCGGATCGTGATGGCCCCGATGACCCGCTGCCTGGCAGAGGAAGGCGATGTCCCCGGCCATCTTACGGTCACGTATTACGTACAGCGAGCATCTGCCGGCCTGATCATCAGCGAGGGTTCGCAGGTCAGCCCGCAGGGCGTGGGCTACATGCGGACTCCGGGCATTTACTCAGAAGCACAGGTCGCCGGCTGGAAGAAGGTGACGGATGCCGTCCATCGGGCAGGGGGAAGAATGTTCATTCAACTCTGGCACGTAGGCCGTGTCTCCCATCCGGACTTCCTGGGCGGTGCGCTGCCCGTAGCACCATCAGCGCTGCCCGTCGAAGGCTACGTTCATACGCCGGGTGGAAAGAAACCGATACCAGTACCAAGGGCTCTGAGAACCGAAGAGATTCCGGACATAGTCGAGCAGTTCAGGCATGCGGCGGAGAACGCTAAAGTTGCCGGCTTTGACGGCGTAGAGATCCACGGTGCCAACAGCTACCTGCTCGACCAGTTCTTGCGGAGCGGGTCAAATCACAGGACCGATCAGTACGGTGGCAGCCTTGAGAACAGGGCCCGGCTACCTCTGGAAGTCGCGAAGGCAGTCATCAAAGTATGGGGCGGCGACAGAGTAGGCTACCGCATTTCGCCACACATGAACTGGAATTCTATATCCGATGCCAATCCCCGGGAGACCTTTTCTTACTTTACAAGAGAGCTGGACAAGCTGGGATTGGGATATTTACATTTGATCGAGCCGCTCGGAGGCCGGATGGGGTTTGTGCCGCCGCAAGAGCGGATCGGGCCTGAGTTGCGCAGGATATTTAAGAGGACATTCATGCTGAACGGTGGCTATGACTCTGAAAGTGGAAATGCAGCAATTGCCCGGGGAGATGCAGACCTGATTGCCTTCGGAGTGCCGTACCTGGCCAATCCTGACCTGCCCGAACGTTTCCGGCAGAACGCGCCGCTGAACGAGCCGGACGTGGAGACCTTTTATGCGGGCGGTGCGAAAGGGTATACGGATTATCCGGCATTGCCTAAAAAATAG
- a CDS encoding DUF2284 domain-containing protein — MESYRTFINKDVDFGASDAKIIKTDSVVTAPWVRWKCRYGCDGYNSSLCCPPSTPVHRETRELLDSYKVALLLHLAGNIKRSADLTEIAVTLERDLFLAGYYKAFAMGAGPCGLCPVCSMGECRYPEKARPSMESCGIDVFSTARNNGYTIEVVKDYSDKMNRFGLVLIE; from the coding sequence ATGGAGAGCTACCGTACTTTCATTAATAAAGATGTTGACTTCGGCGCCAGCGATGCAAAGATTATTAAAACCGACAGCGTAGTGACCGCCCCGTGGGTGAGGTGGAAGTGCAGGTATGGTTGTGACGGGTATAACAGCAGCCTCTGCTGTCCTCCCAGTACTCCCGTTCACAGGGAGACAAGGGAATTGCTGGACAGCTATAAAGTGGCATTGCTCCTGCACCTTGCCGGTAATATCAAACGCTCGGCGGACCTGACTGAGATCGCCGTAACGCTGGAACGGGATCTCTTCCTTGCTGGATACTACAAGGCCTTTGCGATGGGTGCCGGCCCGTGCGGGTTGTGCCCTGTATGCTCGATGGGGGAGTGCAGGTACCCGGAGAAAGCGAGGCCGTCCATGGAGAGTTGCGGCATCGACGTGTTCAGCACGGCGAGGAACAATGGATATACAATTGAAGTAGTGAAAGACTATAGCGATAAGATGAACCGGTTCGGGCTGGTTCTCATCGAATAA
- a CDS encoding multidrug effflux MFS transporter has translation MKNNSYRQKYLGRYGLIMLLALISAFVPLSMDMYLPALPGMATVFDVPVSLVNLTLILFFVFFAAGILIWGPLSDKYGRKPILLTGLAIYLTASILCALSTDIYQLIVFRTLQAIGGSAASAVATAIVKDVYHSRDRERILAIVQSMVMIAPAVAPVIGAFILSFISWRGVFWTLAIIGFIAFAGSVAYTETIPRRNDVSIPGSLGRLWVVLKNPGFTSLLALFSMTSISMMAFVASSSYVYQVEFGTTEQVYSYYFALNGIGLILGPMIYVRLSARFDRNSIVKACFALIAISGVLVFFLGSLSPIIFALCILPATVASVCSRPPGTSMMLEQQTGDTGSASSLMGCAQTVMGTTGMLLISFDWGTGIIPTVGAIIAMIGVITSAGWLYLSGKPFIKKSDGDAR, from the coding sequence ATGAAAAACAACAGCTACAGGCAAAAGTATCTCGGAAGATATGGCTTAATTATGTTACTGGCGCTGATCAGCGCTTTCGTGCCGTTGTCGATGGACATGTACCTCCCGGCGCTGCCCGGCATGGCCACAGTCTTCGACGTCCCGGTGAGCCTCGTCAACCTGACGCTGATCTTATTCTTCGTCTTCTTCGCCGCCGGCATCCTGATCTGGGGGCCGCTCAGCGACAAGTACGGGCGAAAACCGATCCTGCTCACCGGGCTGGCAATATACCTGACAGCCAGTATTCTGTGTGCGCTATCCACCGATATTTACCAGCTTATAGTATTCCGCACACTCCAGGCGATCGGCGGCAGCGCGGCCAGCGCAGTGGCGACGGCAATCGTGAAGGATGTATACCACAGCAGAGACCGGGAAAGAATACTGGCCATCGTCCAGTCGATGGTGATGATCGCACCTGCAGTTGCCCCTGTGATCGGTGCATTTATCCTGTCGTTCATCAGCTGGAGAGGCGTCTTCTGGACGCTGGCCATCATAGGCTTCATCGCTTTCGCGGGCAGCGTCGCCTACACGGAAACCATTCCGAGGCGCAACGACGTGTCCATACCCGGATCCCTCGGCCGCCTCTGGGTAGTGCTCAAAAACCCGGGCTTCACTTCGCTGCTGGCCCTGTTTTCTATGACGAGCATCTCTATGATGGCCTTCGTAGCCTCGTCATCCTACGTCTACCAGGTCGAATTCGGCACCACCGAGCAGGTATACAGCTACTACTTTGCGCTGAACGGGATTGGCCTGATACTCGGACCCATGATCTACGTGCGGCTGTCGGCCAGATTTGATCGAAACTCCATCGTCAAGGCATGTTTCGCCCTGATAGCAATAAGCGGAGTGCTGGTGTTCTTCCTCGGCTCGCTGAGTCCGATAATTTTCGCGCTCTGCATCCTGCCTGCAACAGTTGCCAGCGTCTGCTCCCGGCCCCCCGGCACGAGCATGATGCTGGAGCAGCAGACGGGTGACACCGGCTCTGCCTCTTCCCTCATGGGCTGTGCCCAGACTGTCATGGGAACCACCGGAATGCTACTGATCTCCTTCGACTGGGGTACAGGGATAATACCCACGGTAGGAGCCATAATTGCGATGATCGGGGTAATTACCAGCGCAGGGTGGCTATACCTGTCCGGCAAGCCGTTTATAAAAAAGAGTGACGGGGATGCCCGCTGA
- a CDS encoding PAS domain S-box protein — MSIVKGVLYVTVTAVLLYWLVSAYVSERKAVEEALRESETRFRALAESSPTVIFIPRDNRFVYLNPAFERITGYTMAEGLSMRFSDIVQPGTDSGASQPGIIDFSGSILRAQAKYVCRFRIRV; from the coding sequence TTGAGCATCGTCAAGGGAGTCCTCTACGTCACGGTGACTGCAGTGCTGCTATACTGGCTGGTTTCCGCTTACGTCTCGGAGCGGAAAGCGGTAGAAGAGGCCCTGCGGGAGTCGGAGACCAGGTTCAGGGCCCTTGCCGAATCCTCCCCGACAGTAATTTTCATCCCGCGGGACAATCGGTTCGTGTACCTGAACCCTGCGTTCGAGCGGATAACCGGCTATACTATGGCTGAAGGTCTCTCCATGCGGTTCAGCGATATAGTTCAGCCAGGAACGGATAGCGGGGCCTCGCAGCCCGGGATCATTGACTTTTCAGGCAGTATTCTCCGGGCGCAGGCGAAGTATGTCTGCAGATTTCGGATACGGGTGTAG
- a CDS encoding flavin reductase family protein has product MKDVQPGEALDDLIKPYTIVTSSDGKQSDAMTTVWASQVSFDPPMVMISVGKKRKTHELIENSGEFVVNTLRESQKKVADYCGHASLKSEDKLKEQNIEVQKASKVMAPLLKGSPSALECKVFSRQDCGDHTVFIGEVVAAHKEEGTPVGLFKNDMVMPGK; this is encoded by the coding sequence ATGAAAGACGTGCAGCCAGGCGAAGCGCTGGATGACCTGATCAAGCCATACACAATCGTTACCTCTTCAGACGGCAAACAAAGCGACGCGATGACCACGGTCTGGGCGTCCCAGGTGTCATTCGACCCGCCCATGGTCATGATCAGTGTCGGCAAGAAGCGAAAAACTCACGAGCTGATAGAGAACTCGGGAGAGTTCGTGGTGAACACGCTCAGGGAGAGCCAGAAAAAGGTGGCCGACTATTGCGGGCACGCATCGCTGAAGAGCGAGGATAAGCTCAAGGAGCAGAACATCGAGGTACAGAAGGCGAGCAAAGTTATGGCCCCGCTGCTGAAGGGCAGCCCGTCCGCACTCGAGTGTAAAGTCTTCTCGAGACAGGACTGCGGGGATCACACGGTGTTTATCGGCGAGGTGGTGGCGGCTCATAAAGAAGAAGGTACACCGGTGGGGTTGTTTAAGAACGACATGGTGATGCCGGGAAAATAA
- a CDS encoding DUF488 domain-containing protein, whose amino-acid sequence MTGTIKVKRAYDPVSKDDGFRVLIGRLWPRGVSRSRIALDLWLKDIAPSTELREWFGHDPGKWGEFRSRYWRELDGKKREVATIMQKLRTGPVTLIYSARDREHNAAVALKEYLEQKVSSGLMASA is encoded by the coding sequence ATGACCGGCACGATCAAAGTAAAGCGGGCCTACGACCCCGTTTCGAAAGACGATGGCTTCAGAGTATTGATCGGCAGGCTCTGGCCTCGCGGAGTCAGCAGGAGCCGCATAGCCCTCGATCTGTGGCTGAAGGACATCGCTCCCAGCACAGAGCTGAGGGAGTGGTTTGGCCACGACCCCGGGAAGTGGGGCGAGTTCCGCAGCAGATACTGGCGCGAGCTCGACGGCAAAAAGCGGGAAGTGGCGACCATCATGCAAAAATTGCGGACGGGACCTGTCACGCTGATCTACTCCGCCCGGGATCGGGAACACAACGCTGCGGTTGCCCTGAAAGAGTACCTCGAACAGAAGGTTTCCTCCGGCCTTATGGCGTCGGCATGA
- a CDS encoding pyridoxamine 5'-phosphate oxidase family protein has product MDFKDCVKFANETNVCYLATIDNGQPRVRAMGLFLADETGIYLQTATMKDLYRQLKANPKVEMCFFKPGEQAGAMMRVEGEIEFVDDKKLKVKAIEDRPFLKAFGLTPDSPELIIFRLAKGQAYFWTMKDNLKPKEKISFG; this is encoded by the coding sequence ATGGATTTCAAAGACTGCGTAAAGTTCGCGAACGAAACGAATGTATGCTATCTCGCCACGATCGACAACGGACAACCAAGAGTAAGGGCTATGGGCCTCTTCTTAGCCGATGAGACCGGCATTTACCTGCAGACAGCCACGATGAAAGACCTGTACAGGCAGCTCAAAGCGAATCCGAAAGTGGAGATGTGCTTTTTTAAGCCCGGCGAGCAGGCTGGCGCCATGATGAGGGTCGAGGGAGAGATCGAGTTCGTGGACGATAAGAAGCTCAAGGTAAAGGCTATTGAGGACAGACCGTTCCTTAAGGCTTTCGGCCTCACCCCTGACAGTCCTGAACTGATCATCTTCAGGCTGGCGAAAGGCCAGGCTTACTTCTGGACCATGAAGGATAACCTGAAGCCGAAGGAAAAGATCAGCTTCGGGTAA
- a CDS encoding NAD(P)-dependent oxidoreductase, which produces MKAGFIGLGHLGKTIAKRLISEGVELVVWNRTIEKAADLGVRVADTPAAVISGVDVVFLNLFDSDAVAAVLQGPDGLLSGNCNGKVIVDTTTNHFDRVGAFYAAARQHGATYLEAPVLGSVVPASQGALTVLVSGDEGAYNQVRPLLEKFGKTLFYLKEESLATKMKLVNNLVLGTLMATCAEAVAFGEAAGVDRATVVNILLAGAGNSMVLNGKKNMLINEDFQTQFSSSLIYKDLHYLQDLAKSLKKPLFTGSAVKEIYGMTYPMGIEGEDFSAIYKVFKEY; this is translated from the coding sequence ATGAAAGCAGGATTCATCGGGCTCGGCCACCTGGGTAAAACGATCGCTAAGAGGCTGATCAGCGAAGGCGTGGAGCTGGTTGTATGGAACCGGACTATAGAAAAGGCAGCAGATCTCGGAGTTCGGGTTGCGGATACTCCTGCGGCGGTGATCTCCGGGGTGGACGTTGTCTTCCTCAACCTGTTCGACAGCGATGCCGTAGCCGCGGTATTGCAGGGCCCCGACGGGCTGTTATCGGGCAACTGTAACGGGAAAGTCATCGTCGATACGACCACCAACCACTTCGACCGGGTCGGGGCTTTCTACGCTGCGGCGAGGCAGCACGGCGCCACGTATCTCGAAGCGCCTGTCCTCGGCAGCGTCGTACCTGCGTCCCAGGGCGCGCTAACGGTGCTGGTCAGCGGCGACGAAGGTGCCTATAACCAGGTGCGGCCGCTGCTGGAGAAGTTCGGCAAGACCCTCTTCTACCTAAAAGAAGAATCCCTCGCTACTAAAATGAAGCTGGTCAATAACCTGGTCCTTGGCACGCTGATGGCCACGTGTGCAGAAGCGGTCGCCTTCGGAGAGGCGGCCGGCGTCGATCGGGCAACCGTGGTCAACATTCTGCTGGCCGGCGCAGGCAACTCCATGGTCCTCAACGGTAAGAAAAACATGCTGATCAACGAGGACTTCCAGACGCAGTTTTCGTCTTCGCTCATCTACAAGGACCTCCACTACCTCCAGGACCTGGCGAAGTCCCTGAAAAAGCCGCTGTTCACGGGCAGTGCTGTCAAAGAGATCTACGGGATGACATACCCTATGGGTATCGAGGGGGAGGACTTCTCGGCGATCTACAAAGTATTCAAAGAGTATTAG